In Populus alba chromosome 9, ASM523922v2, whole genome shotgun sequence, a genomic segment contains:
- the LOC118034645 gene encoding E3 ubiquitin-protein ligase RDUF2: MASTTTTTTSCWCYRCSRFVTVSPQNEDEEHSHTSNITCPHCDGGFVEEIQSNSTSDIRQNRSRVSNLTRNRRNAGDRSSFNPVFVLRGTTPAAAAEDNEDRSAYEFYYDDGIGTGLRPVPEMMSEFLMGSGFDRLLDQLSQIEINSLGRSVPNPPASKVVIESMPSVEINETHVISETYCAVCKEAFEIGNEAREMPCKHIYHSDCIFPWLAMRNSCPVCRHELPVENSRDEEVEGELVGLTVWRLPGGGFAVGRFSGGRRGGEREFPGVFTEMDGSGNGELNGNSMPSRDWDSWVTRRSRRRESTSGIGGFRRVFRGMASFLRRIRPNSSSRMRDGSEEP, encoded by the coding sequence ATGGCTTCAACGACGACGACGACAACGTCGTGTTGGTGTTACAGATGCTCACGATTCGTCACCGTTTCGCCTCAGAACGAAGACGAAGAACACAGCCACACAAGCAACATCACGTGTCCTCACTGCGACGGTGGGTTCGTCGAAGAGATCCAATCCAACTCCACCTCTGATATCCGTCAAAACCGTAGTCGGGTTTCCAACCTTACCCGAAACCGCCGCAACGCCGGCGACCGGTCTTCCTTTAACCCAGTGTTCGTCCTCCGCGGAACCACCCCTGCCGCCGCTGCTGAAGACAACGAAGATAGAAGCGCGTACGAGTTCTACTATGACGATGGAATCGGTACGGGTCTCCGACCCGTACCGGAGATGATGTCTGAGTTTTTAATGGGTTCAGGTTTTGACCGTTTACTAGACCAGTTATCACAGATAGAGATAAACAGTTTAGGCCGGTCGGTTCCTAACCCGCCGGCATCGAAAGTCGTGATTGAATCAATGCCGAGTGTAGAAATAAACGAAACGCATGTGATTTCGGAGACGTACTGTGCAGTGTGTAAAGAGGCGTTTGAGATAGGAAACGAGGCTCGTGAGATGCCCTGTAAGCACATTTATCATTCTGATTGCATTTTTCCTTGGCTTGCGATGCGAAATTCTTGTCCCGTTTGCAGGCACGAGTTGCCTGTGGAGAATTCCAGAGATGAGGAGGTGGAAGGGGAACTTGTGGGGTTAACTGTATGGAGGTTGCCTGGTGGTGGGTTTGCTGTTGGGAGGTTTAGTGGGGGGAGGAGAGGTGGGGAGAGAGAGTTTCCGGGTGTTTTTACGGAGATGGATGGTAGTGGGAATGGTGAGCTTAACGGGAACAGTATGCCGTCTCGTGATTGGGATTCTTGGGTGACTAGGAGGAGTAGAAGAAGAGAGAGTACTAGTGGTATTGGGGGTTTTAGGAGAGTTTTTCGTGGTATGGCTTCGTTTTTAAGGAGGATTAGGCCTAATTCGTCGTCAAGAATGCGTGATGGATCTGAAGAACCTTGA